In the genome of Pseudonocardia cypriaca, the window CGCCACGGCGCCCGCGTTCTCGTCGTCGAACGGCGGGGCGGCACCTCCACCGTCCCCCGCGCCACCGGGGTCAGCACGCGGACGATGGAGCTCTTCCGGTTCTGGGGTGTCGCCCGCGCGGTCCGCGAAGGCGCCATCGACTGCGACCCCCGCGTCGCCATCACGCGCACCCTCTCCGCCGAGCCCGACGAGCTGTTCCCGTTCAGCTACCCGTCGATGCGCGAGGCGCTCGCGGTCAGCCCCACCTACCCGGCGCTCTGCTCGCAGGACCACATCGAGCCCGTCCTCGCCGCCGAGATCCGCAGGCTGGGCGGCGAGGTCCGGTTCGGCACCGAGCTGGCGGAGCTGCGTACCACCCCGGACGGGGTGCACGCCGAGCTCGGACCCGCAGGGTCCGTCCGCGCGCGGTTCGTCGTCGGCGCGGACGGCGCCCGCAGCGCCGTGCGCACCGCGCTGGGCATCGGATGGGAGCACCTCGGGTCGCTCGGCGAGTTCGTCAACGTGCTCTTCCGCCCCGACCTGGCCGCGCTGCTCGGGCGGCGGCTGCCCGGCATCTCGTTCGTGAAGCACCCCGACGCGGAGTGCGTGCTGCTCCCGGTCGGCGCCGGCCGCTGGACCGCCACCCGCCGGTGGTTCCCCGAGCACGGGGAGAGCGCCGCCGACTACACCCCCGCCCGCTGGACGGAACTGCTGCGGACCGCAACTGGCCTGCCCGGCTTGCAGCCGGAGCTCCTCGCGACCGGCGCGTTCGCGATGGCCGCGGACGTGGCGGCAACGGTCCGGTCCGGACCCGCGTTCCTCGTCGGCGACGCCGCGCACCGGATGACGCCCCAGGGCGGGATCGGCATGAACACCGCGATCCACGACGGCCACGAGCTCGGCTGGCGCCTCGCGTGGGTCGTCCGCGGCCTGGCCGCTGACGCCCTCCTCGACAGCTACGCGGCCGAACGCGAGCCGCTCGGCAGGGCCCTCGCCGCGCGATCGCTCCGCGAGGAGCGGGAGCCGGACGACGGCCTGCCGACCGACCTCGGACGCACCTACCGCTCCCCCGTCGTCGCCGACGACGGCGCCGCACCCGCGCAAGGCCACTCCCGCACGGCGCGGCCCGGCGAGCGGGCGCCGCACGTGTGGGTGCGGTGGCGCGGACGCCGGGTGAGCGTGCTCGACCTCTTCGAGGACCGGCTGACGGTGCTCACCGGCCACCGCGGGGAAGGGTGGCGCCACGCCACGCCGCGGGGCGTCCCGATCGACGTGCTCGTGGCCGGGCAGGACCTGCCCGACCCGAACCGCGCCCTGCGCGCCGCGTACCGGCTGGAGCCGCACTCGGCCGTGCTGGTGCGGCCCGACGGGATCGTCGCCTGGCGCCACGACGGCCGGTGCCGCGACCGCGGCGCCGCACTCGCGGGAGCGGTGGAGACGACTCTGGGGCACCGCGGGGTGGGGACGTCGCTCGCCGGCAAGCACGTTGCGTGACTGGCGCTGATCCTCACGACGCGGGGTCGGCCCACCCCCGCAGGCCGCGACGGGTCGCCGCGCCGGTCTTCGCGAGCAGGCTGGCGACGTGGGTCTCGACGGTGCGGCGGGACAGGACGAGCCGCTGCGCGACCTCGGCGTTGGTGAGCCCCCGCGCGACCAGTGCGAGAACCTCGGCCTCGCGGCCCGTCACGCCGAGGGCGGCGAGGCGGGGCGGGACGGCGGTGTGGCCGCGGCGGCGGGTGGGCGCGCCGGCGCGACGGAGCAGGTCCTGGCAGGCCCGTTCGAGGTGGGCGTCGCCTGCCTGCCGGTGTGCCGCGAGGTCGGCGCGCAGCTCCGCGACCGGGTCGCCCCAGCCGTCGGCGACCGCGCAGCCCATGACAACGAGCCGCAGCAGCCTGCGCCACCACGGCCGGGCGGCGAGGGCCGCGTCGGCGGCCCGCAGGTGCGCGACCGCGTCCTCCGGGCGGCCGGACCGGCCCGCCACCACGGCCTCGGCGTACTCCAGGCCCGCCCGGATGGTGCGCGACAAGCCGCCCGGCTCCGCGACGAGCTGGGCGCGCGCCTCGGCGTCGCGGTCGCCCGCCGCGGTGCGCAGCAGGACCCAGAACCCGACCGGGGCGAGCAGCACGATCCCGCGGTCCTTGCGCACCAGCGGCACCGTCGGGTCCATGGCCGCGGCGGCCCGCGGGAGGTCGTGCTCCAGCAGGGCGCCCATCGCGGTCGCGAACCCGCGGAACGGGTTCGTCCAGTGCGGGTTCGTCCCGTGGTGCGCCGGGTCGATCGACGCGAGGACGCCGACCGCCCCGGCGGCATCGCCCGCCGCGGCCAGATACGCCGCCACCTGCTC includes:
- a CDS encoding FAD-dependent monooxygenase; this encodes MPTTTDVLVVGAGPAGLATAITALRHGARVLVVERRGGTSTVPRATGVSTRTMELFRFWGVARAVREGAIDCDPRVAITRTLSAEPDELFPFSYPSMREALAVSPTYPALCSQDHIEPVLAAEIRRLGGEVRFGTELAELRTTPDGVHAELGPAGSVRARFVVGADGARSAVRTALGIGWEHLGSLGEFVNVLFRPDLAALLGRRLPGISFVKHPDAECVLLPVGAGRWTATRRWFPEHGESAADYTPARWTELLRTATGLPGLQPELLATGAFAMAADVAATVRSGPAFLVGDAAHRMTPQGGIGMNTAIHDGHELGWRLAWVVRGLAADALLDSYAAEREPLGRALAARSLREEREPDDGLPTDLGRTYRSPVVADDGAAPAQGHSRTARPGERAPHVWVRWRGRRVSVLDLFEDRLTVLTGHRGEGWRHATPRGVPIDVLVAGQDLPDPNRALRAAYRLEPHSAVLVRPDGIVAWRHDGRCRDRGAALAGAVETTLGHRGVGTSLAGKHVA